In Halococcus agarilyticus, a single window of DNA contains:
- a CDS encoding glycoside hydrolase family 15 protein, with amino-acid sequence MQLRDALDDHRRHHGDATRFPGERRTTTGHFSGSDGRLVHVDGDGSIRDFSYPLVGLTGIVRSRLGVRPVGENAATTWFDAARSIQRYDGDTTLVVTVHETDHGRVTQYDLTLDEGHVTRVDVSEADESLDVVAAVGFAPDGRDTRIGQLHHGDAVELYHAAEADYLASATGFDAIRGSGFGDVATLLDGTPIEYPQTEGEQTSGEDVLGGDVRCVLPTEGGTATLASLVTSRADRSRETALDEVRATANEYDAAALEDAATRRAGASVATGLPHADAIGTDLRVLAMLTGRTGLRIAGPEFDPYYTHSGGYGYAWFRDDAAISKFLRNADHQFDLGLDDWHARSARAYAETQLDDGTWPHRVWAFDGTLAPGWANGRLETDKRDDYQADQTASVVSALATHDAAHHDVLERALDALDADLAADGRPIAGENAWEDMTGRFTHTTATFLEAYSTVAASDGPLADRAADRAAAVYDGVGDLWCAERGVYALREYGADHDDAGDLDRRCDSATFALVGAHRAYARIGDVKEARLDRLVSHVTGVVDELRRDPGSGAIAGLVRYEGDAWRRRDQEGEKIWTVSTAWGAHAAGTLAAMLEERDDDRADRLAALARELLGLVLPDGPLALDSGYLPEQVFDDGTPDSATPLGWSHALRLATVALLDRYSMFERSAVAAND; translated from the coding sequence ATGCAGCTTCGCGACGCGCTCGACGACCACAGACGTCATCACGGTGACGCCACCCGGTTTCCCGGCGAGCGTCGGACGACGACCGGACACTTTTCGGGCTCCGACGGACGCCTCGTCCACGTCGACGGGGACGGCTCGATCCGGGACTTCAGCTACCCGCTCGTGGGGCTGACCGGGATCGTTCGCTCCCGACTCGGCGTCAGGCCAGTTGGCGAGAACGCCGCGACGACGTGGTTCGACGCCGCGCGAAGCATCCAGCGCTACGACGGCGACACGACGCTCGTCGTGACGGTACACGAGACCGACCACGGCCGGGTGACGCAGTACGACCTCACGCTCGATGAGGGTCACGTCACTCGCGTCGACGTAAGCGAGGCCGACGAGTCGCTCGACGTGGTCGCCGCGGTCGGCTTCGCTCCGGACGGCCGCGACACCCGGATCGGCCAGCTCCACCACGGCGACGCGGTCGAACTGTACCACGCCGCGGAGGCCGACTACCTCGCGAGCGCCACCGGGTTCGACGCGATTCGTGGGTCGGGCTTCGGCGACGTCGCGACGCTCCTCGACGGGACGCCGATCGAGTATCCCCAGACAGAGGGGGAACAGACCTCCGGCGAGGACGTGCTGGGTGGCGATGTCCGCTGTGTCCTGCCGACCGAGGGCGGGACGGCGACGCTCGCGAGCCTGGTGACGAGCCGTGCCGACCGATCGCGCGAGACCGCACTCGACGAGGTCCGGGCGACCGCGAACGAGTACGACGCCGCCGCGCTCGAAGACGCGGCGACCCGACGAGCCGGCGCGTCCGTCGCCACCGGACTCCCCCACGCCGACGCGATCGGGACGGATCTGCGGGTGCTCGCCATGCTCACCGGACGGACGGGGCTCCGGATCGCCGGCCCGGAGTTCGACCCGTACTACACCCATTCGGGGGGGTACGGCTACGCGTGGTTCCGCGACGACGCCGCGATCTCGAAATTCCTCCGTAACGCGGACCACCAGTTCGACCTCGGGCTCGACGACTGGCACGCCCGGAGCGCGAGGGCCTACGCCGAGACCCAGCTCGACGACGGGACGTGGCCCCACCGCGTCTGGGCGTTCGACGGCACGCTCGCCCCGGGCTGGGCCAACGGACGACTAGAAACGGACAAGCGCGACGACTACCAGGCCGACCAGACCGCGAGCGTCGTGTCGGCCCTCGCGACGCACGACGCGGCCCACCACGACGTGCTGGAGCGCGCGCTCGACGCACTCGACGCCGACCTCGCTGCCGACGGCCGGCCAATTGCTGGCGAGAACGCGTGGGAGGACATGACCGGGCGATTCACCCACACCACGGCCACTTTCCTCGAAGCGTATTCGACCGTGGCCGCGTCCGACGGCCCGCTCGCCGACCGGGCGGCCGATCGTGCCGCTGCGGTGTACGACGGCGTGGGCGATCTCTGGTGTGCGGAGCGCGGCGTCTACGCCCTGCGCGAGTACGGCGCGGACCACGACGACGCCGGCGACCTCGACCGACGGTGTGATTCCGCGACGTTCGCGCTCGTCGGTGCTCACCGCGCGTACGCCCGGATCGGCGACGTCAAGGAGGCTCGTCTCGATCGGCTCGTCTCGCACGTCACAGGGGTCGTGGACGAGCTCCGTCGCGACCCCGGTTCGGGAGCGATCGCCGGCCTGGTTCGCTACGAGGGCGACGCGTGGCGACGGCGCGATCAGGAGGGCGAGAAGATCTGGACCGTCTCGACGGCGTGGGGGGCGCACGCCGCCGGGACGCTCGCCGCGATGCTCGAAGAGCGCGACGACGACCGCGCCGACCGCCTCGCCGCGCTGGCCCGGGAGCTGCTCGGGCTCGTCCTCCCCGACGGGCCGCTCGCGCTCGACAGCGGCTACCTCCCGGAACAGGTGTTCGACGACGGCACGCCCGACAGCGCGACGCCGCTCGGCTGGTCGCACGCACTGCGCCTCGCGACCGTCGCACTCCTCGATCGGTACTCCATGTTCGAACGGTCGGCCGTCGCGGCGAACGACTGA
- a CDS encoding alpha-amylase family glycosyl hydrolase, with protein MHHPGPPRFLHVGESVELAPRDPDPSAAYAWQVVDRPPASTASIDDGAVVHLAPDVPGIYRVECDAPDGTHTQTVRAFPDPRREARFGVTADEVDGDLDGIGHAAVIGQFNDFTMGTHRAEREGDTWTLDAALPPGTHEAIFAFDDAFDPHATSEVTVEGAGRPRVRLDGRYEDDAVVVTATADAAPNGGEPSVEFHLDDRDALTRDAVTVDGETLRIPLDDLPELARVHAVAVAERHSIADTLTIHAERTGGTVNDVSVDRPADPPEWVRDATIYEIFVREFAGETVDTTFEEIERRVPYLESLGIDAVWLTPVCESPTRHGYHITDLFDTAADLGTREAFASLVERLHAADIRVIFDLVINHTSRDHPAFQLQRAGVPAYADHYERIPAERDTTGIDWAGDDAPGHYFTWDRIPNVNYDSLAVRQWMLDVVEEWAPLVDGFRCDVAWGVPHGFWKEVRKRLKARDEEFLLLDETVPRDAAFRENEFDVHYDTDLYGALRDVGTGDTPASTLLDALCDSRRHGYPDEAVHMRYVENHDEDRYATECDDGSLRPAAAATFTLPGVPMIYYGQERGVPEQRGTMRWHDGDAALTEFHRRLVALRSERPALRAPGVEPVACDVHTGDPERVVAYERGGGDDRLVVVLNFGSEPATVTPERAVDPTDQLGGCDVSADDGLRVRDVVVCPTR; from the coding sequence GTGCACCACCCCGGCCCACCGCGATTCCTCCACGTCGGCGAGTCGGTCGAGCTGGCCCCGCGCGACCCGGATCCGTCGGCGGCGTACGCGTGGCAGGTCGTGGATCGACCCCCGGCGAGCACGGCGTCGATCGACGACGGTGCGGTCGTCCATCTCGCGCCGGACGTTCCCGGCATCTACCGCGTCGAGTGCGACGCCCCCGACGGCACTCACACGCAGACCGTGCGGGCGTTCCCGGACCCCCGCCGCGAAGCGCGCTTCGGCGTGACTGCCGACGAGGTGGACGGGGATCTCGACGGGATCGGCCACGCCGCCGTGATCGGGCAGTTCAACGACTTCACGATGGGCACCCACCGGGCCGAGCGCGAGGGCGATACGTGGACTCTCGACGCGGCGCTGCCGCCAGGCACCCACGAAGCGATCTTCGCCTTCGACGACGCGTTCGACCCACACGCCACGAGCGAGGTCACGGTCGAGGGGGCCGGCCGGCCTCGCGTTCGTCTGGACGGCCGGTACGAGGACGACGCGGTCGTCGTGACCGCGACCGCCGACGCCGCTCCCAACGGAGGGGAGCCGAGCGTCGAGTTCCACCTCGACGATCGCGACGCTCTCACGCGCGACGCGGTGACCGTCGACGGCGAAACGCTGCGTATTCCTCTCGATGACCTCCCCGAACTCGCACGCGTCCACGCCGTCGCCGTCGCCGAGCGACACAGTATCGCCGACACGTTGACAATCCACGCCGAGCGCACTGGGGGGACGGTGAACGATGTCTCCGTCGACCGCCCCGCCGATCCTCCAGAATGGGTCCGCGACGCGACCATCTACGAGATCTTCGTCCGCGAGTTCGCGGGCGAGACCGTCGACACCACCTTCGAGGAGATCGAACGGCGGGTCCCCTACCTCGAATCGCTCGGGATCGACGCCGTCTGGCTCACGCCGGTCTGTGAGAGCCCCACGCGCCACGGCTACCACATCACCGACCTGTTCGACACCGCCGCGGACCTCGGCACTCGCGAGGCGTTCGCGTCGCTGGTCGAGCGCCTCCACGCGGCCGACATCAGGGTGATCTTCGACCTCGTGATCAACCACACTTCGCGGGACCATCCGGCGTTCCAGCTGCAGCGCGCGGGCGTCCCCGCGTACGCCGACCACTACGAGCGGATCCCGGCCGAGCGGGACACGACGGGCATCGACTGGGCCGGCGACGACGCGCCGGGCCACTACTTTACCTGGGACCGGATCCCGAACGTGAACTACGACTCGCTCGCCGTCCGGCAGTGGATGCTCGACGTCGTCGAGGAGTGGGCCCCGCTCGTCGACGGGTTCCGGTGCGACGTGGCGTGGGGCGTCCCCCACGGGTTCTGGAAGGAGGTCCGCAAGCGTCTGAAGGCCCGCGACGAGGAGTTCCTGTTGCTCGACGAAACCGTGCCGCGCGACGCCGCCTTCCGGGAGAACGAGTTCGACGTTCACTACGACACCGACCTCTATGGCGCGCTGCGCGACGTCGGCACCGGCGACACACCGGCGTCGACCCTTCTCGACGCACTCTGCGACTCGCGTCGGCACGGCTACCCCGACGAGGCAGTCCACATGCGCTACGTCGAGAACCACGACGAGGACCGCTACGCCACCGAATGCGACGACGGCAGCCTGCGGCCCGCCGCGGCCGCGACGTTCACGCTGCCTGGCGTGCCGATGATCTACTACGGCCAGGAGCGTGGCGTTCCCGAGCAGCGCGGGACGATGCGGTGGCACGACGGCGACGCCGCCCTGACCGAGTTCCACCGCCGACTCGTCGCGCTCCGAAGCGAACGGCCGGCGCTCCGTGCGCCCGGCGTCGAACCCGTTGCGTGTGACGTCCACACCGGCGATCCCGAGCGCGTCGTCGCCTACGAGCGCGGCGGCGGGGACGACCGGCTGGTGGTCGTCCTGAACTTCGGCAGCGAGCCAGCGACCGTCACGCCCGAACGGGCCGTCGATCCGACCGATCAGCTCGGCGGATGCGACGTGAGCGCCGACGACGGGCTCCGGGTTCGTGACGTCGTCGTGTGCCCGACACGGTGA